In one Pseudarthrobacter oxydans genomic region, the following are encoded:
- a CDS encoding replication-associated recombination protein A — MEDLFGHGPGNDDDDGDSAAPAVGRPAGGGGSASPRGPLAVRMRPRTLDEVVGQQHLLGQGSPLRQLAAGAGADTTGPAGPTSLILWGPPGTGKTTLAHVIARGPGRKFVELSAITAGVKDVRRVMDDALTARDLYKTTTVLFLDEIHRFNKAQQDALLPGVENRWVVLVAATTENPSFSVVSPLLSRSLLLTLKPLTDADIEGLIQRAVADPRGLNGKVDLNEEALDHLVRLSGGDARRALTALEAAAGVAFGDADDAGEGPVVVELKHTERALDVAAVRYDRAGDQHYDVISAFIKSIRGSDVDAALHYLARMLEAGEDPRFVARRIVISAAEDVGMADPTALQTAVAAAQAVQLIGMPEGRIILAEAVVHLATAPKSNAAYMGINKAIADVRAGLGDGIPAHLRDAHYPGSKQLGHGVGYKYAHDAPHGVAAQQYPPDDLVGRDYYQPTANGAERDIAVRLERLRKIVRGK; from the coding sequence GTGGAAGATCTCTTCGGGCACGGGCCCGGCAATGATGACGACGACGGCGACAGTGCTGCACCTGCCGTCGGGCGGCCTGCCGGGGGAGGAGGCAGCGCTTCCCCCCGCGGCCCGCTCGCCGTCCGGATGCGTCCCCGCACCCTCGATGAGGTGGTGGGCCAGCAACACCTGCTGGGTCAGGGGTCACCCTTGCGCCAGCTCGCTGCCGGGGCGGGAGCGGACACAACCGGCCCGGCAGGACCCACGTCGCTCATCCTCTGGGGTCCTCCCGGGACCGGCAAGACCACCCTGGCGCACGTGATCGCCAGGGGACCGGGCCGGAAGTTCGTGGAACTCTCTGCCATCACTGCCGGCGTCAAGGACGTGCGGCGGGTGATGGACGACGCCCTCACCGCGAGGGACCTCTACAAGACCACCACCGTCCTGTTCCTCGACGAGATCCACCGCTTCAACAAAGCCCAGCAGGATGCCCTGCTGCCCGGCGTCGAAAACCGGTGGGTGGTCCTGGTGGCTGCCACCACCGAGAACCCCTCGTTTTCGGTCGTCTCGCCGCTTTTGTCCCGTTCCCTGCTGCTGACCCTCAAGCCACTGACCGATGCGGACATCGAGGGACTGATCCAGCGCGCCGTTGCAGATCCTCGCGGCCTGAACGGGAAAGTGGACCTCAATGAGGAAGCACTGGACCACCTCGTAAGGCTTTCCGGGGGTGATGCCCGCCGTGCCTTGACGGCCCTGGAAGCGGCAGCCGGGGTTGCGTTCGGGGATGCGGACGATGCAGGGGAAGGGCCTGTCGTCGTCGAACTCAAGCACACCGAGCGTGCCCTCGATGTTGCCGCCGTCCGTTACGACCGTGCCGGGGACCAGCACTACGACGTCATCAGTGCCTTCATCAAATCGATCCGCGGGTCTGACGTGGACGCAGCCCTCCACTACCTGGCGCGGATGCTGGAAGCGGGGGAGGACCCCCGCTTTGTGGCCCGAAGGATCGTGATCTCTGCGGCCGAGGACGTGGGGATGGCCGATCCCACTGCGCTGCAGACGGCAGTGGCAGCGGCCCAGGCCGTGCAGCTGATCGGGATGCCGGAGGGCCGCATCATCCTTGCCGAGGCCGTGGTGCACCTGGCCACCGCCCCGAAGTCCAACGCCGCCTACATGGGCATCAACAAGGCCATCGCCGACGTCCGGGCAGGCCTGGGGGACGGCATCCCCGCGCACCTGCGGGACGCGCACTATCCGGGTTCCAAACAGCTGGGCCACGGCGTGGGGTACAAATACGCCCACGATGCGCCGCACGGAGTAGCCGCCCAGCAGTATCCCCCGGACGACCTCGTGGGGAGGGACTACTACCAGCCCACGGCCAACGGCGCGGAGCGGGACATTGCGGTGCGCCTGGAGCGGCTGCGGAAGATTGTCCGGGGCAAGTAG
- a CDS encoding acVLRF1 family peptidyl-tRNA hydrolase: MSVHATGGARPPSVRTAFVPGARLAGWAGRFGAAHGGYRMTDDDDGLRLIAADGTEALLQPPWPVDGRPGRGADALERLASLASQPRRLGLLLVRRGGYGVAVVSEGVVLASKVGSTYVQSRTAAGGQSQQRFARRRSNQADALVGAVAEHAGRVFSSASFEYVVPGGDRTLAGLVLEHPALKGYTALPRLACLDVPDPKASVLRKTAADACAVRIQVSDPS, translated from the coding sequence ATGTCCGTGCATGCCACCGGCGGAGCCAGGCCGCCGTCCGTACGGACCGCTTTCGTCCCCGGCGCCCGGCTGGCCGGATGGGCAGGGCGGTTCGGTGCTGCGCACGGCGGGTACCGGATGACGGATGACGACGACGGACTGCGGCTGATTGCCGCGGACGGCACCGAAGCATTGCTGCAGCCGCCGTGGCCGGTTGACGGACGGCCGGGCCGTGGGGCGGATGCCCTTGAACGGCTCGCGTCCCTCGCGTCCCAGCCGCGCAGGCTCGGCCTCCTGCTGGTCCGGCGCGGAGGATACGGCGTAGCGGTAGTAAGTGAGGGCGTGGTCCTGGCCTCCAAGGTGGGCTCCACCTATGTGCAGTCCCGGACCGCCGCGGGCGGCCAGTCGCAGCAGCGCTTCGCACGCCGGCGGAGCAACCAGGCAGACGCGCTGGTGGGGGCAGTCGCCGAACATGCCGGCCGCGTGTTCAGCAGTGCATCTTTTGAATACGTGGTTCCCGGGGGCGACAGGACCCTGGCCGGCCTTGTCCTCGAGCACCCGGCCCTGAAGGGCTATACCGCCTTGCCCCGGCTGGCCTGTCTCGACGTCCCGGATCCCAAGGCCTCGGTGCTGAGGAAAACCGCCGCCGATGCGTGTGCGGTGCGGATCCAGGTCTCAGACCCGTCCTAG
- a CDS encoding GNAT family N-acetyltransferase, whose protein sequence is MDAAWPAVERRDTGEWVLRAAAGVTQRANSVWPRNTAGEPLAALREAMQWYRERRLPLIFQMTDTPANDGLNQVLDAQGFTRQSETLIMSRPSGNGFPGSGSGRVEVQDAPDEEWLHLWWSVDGRGGEGERDTARAILTGCPSLYALVRGDDGVPAAVGRLAMVHGTGGIYCMATSASGRRRGYATAVLQALLAEGGAHGVDRFWLLVTAANQAARQLYSKAGFTESGRYIYRQQRPRRALTGC, encoded by the coding sequence ATGGATGCCGCCTGGCCTGCGGTTGAGCGCCGGGACACGGGGGAGTGGGTGCTCCGTGCTGCGGCCGGGGTCACGCAGAGGGCGAACTCGGTGTGGCCCCGGAACACTGCCGGGGAGCCCCTGGCAGCATTGCGCGAGGCGATGCAGTGGTACCGGGAGCGGCGGTTGCCGCTCATTTTCCAGATGACGGACACTCCCGCCAACGACGGGTTGAACCAGGTCCTGGACGCCCAAGGCTTCACCCGGCAGTCGGAAACGCTGATCATGTCCCGGCCTTCGGGGAACGGCTTCCCAGGTTCCGGAAGCGGACGGGTGGAGGTTCAGGACGCGCCGGACGAGGAGTGGCTGCACCTCTGGTGGAGCGTGGACGGCCGAGGCGGAGAGGGGGAGCGTGACACGGCGCGCGCCATCCTGACCGGATGCCCGTCGCTGTATGCCCTCGTAAGGGGCGACGACGGTGTCCCCGCCGCGGTAGGGCGCCTCGCCATGGTGCACGGCACGGGAGGAATCTATTGCATGGCCACATCCGCGTCGGGCCGCCGCCGGGGATATGCGACGGCGGTGCTCCAGGCCCTCCTTGCTGAGGGAGGCGCGCACGGAGTGGACAGGTTCTGGCTGCTGGTTACAGCCGCGAACCAAGCTGCCCGGCAGTTGTACAGCAAGGCGGGTTTTACGGAGTCGGGACGGTACATTTACCGCCAGCAGCGGCCGCGCAGGGCTCTCACGGGCTGTTGA
- the aspS gene encoding aspartate--tRNA ligase, whose product MLRTHDLGSLRSEHIGQTVTLAGWVGRRRDHGGVAFVDLRDASGVAQVVVREEEVFHGLRNEYVLQVTGTVSKRPEGNENPALATGGIEVMADKVVILNTSEPLPFQIDEHVEVGEEARLKHRYLDLRRPGPARNLRLRSEANRVARDLLHKDGFVEVETPTLTRSTPEGARDFVVPARLAPGSWYALPQSPQLFKQLLQVGGFEKYYQIARCYRDEDFRADRQPEFTQLDIEASFVDQDDIIALGENILKALWKLIDVEIPTPIQRITYADAMARYGSDKPDLRFGVELTELTGFFKDTNFGVFKAPYVGAVVMPGGASQPRRTLDGWQEFAKQRGHKGLAYVLFKEDGELAGPVAKNLTDTERAGLADAVGAKPGDCIFFAAGEKPAARALLGAARVEIGHRTGLIDPAAWAFCWVVDAPMFEPAAAAVASGDVAVGAGKWTAVHHAFTSPKPEFLETFDKDPESALSYAYDIVCNGHEIGGGSIRIHERDVQERVFELMGLDREDAQTKFGFLLEGFKYGAPPHGGIAFGWDRVVALLAGVESIRDVIAFPKTGNGYDPLTAAPAPITPQQRKEAGVDFKPESKPAEGK is encoded by the coding sequence GTGCTGCGCACACATGACCTCGGATCCCTTCGTTCCGAGCACATTGGACAAACCGTAACCCTGGCCGGCTGGGTGGGCCGCCGTCGTGATCACGGTGGTGTGGCCTTCGTGGACCTGCGCGATGCTTCCGGCGTGGCCCAGGTTGTGGTCCGCGAGGAAGAAGTCTTCCACGGCCTGCGCAACGAGTATGTCCTGCAGGTCACCGGCACTGTCTCCAAGCGGCCCGAGGGCAACGAGAACCCTGCCCTGGCCACCGGCGGGATCGAGGTCATGGCGGACAAGGTGGTTATCCTCAACACCTCCGAGCCGCTCCCGTTCCAGATCGACGAGCATGTTGAAGTGGGCGAGGAAGCACGCCTGAAGCACCGTTACCTGGACCTGCGCCGGCCCGGTCCCGCCCGAAACCTCCGGCTGCGTTCCGAGGCAAACCGTGTGGCCCGCGACTTGCTGCACAAGGACGGCTTCGTGGAGGTTGAAACCCCCACCCTCACCCGGTCCACGCCCGAAGGCGCCCGCGACTTCGTGGTCCCGGCCCGCCTGGCACCGGGTTCCTGGTATGCCCTTCCGCAGTCCCCGCAGTTGTTCAAGCAGCTCCTGCAGGTGGGCGGCTTTGAGAAGTATTACCAGATTGCCCGCTGCTACCGCGATGAGGACTTCCGCGCCGACCGGCAGCCGGAGTTCACCCAGCTGGACATCGAAGCAAGCTTCGTGGACCAGGACGACATCATTGCCCTCGGCGAAAACATCCTCAAGGCCCTGTGGAAGCTGATCGACGTCGAGATCCCCACTCCCATCCAGCGGATCACCTACGCCGACGCCATGGCCCGGTACGGCTCGGATAAGCCCGACCTCCGTTTCGGCGTGGAGCTCACCGAACTGACCGGGTTCTTCAAGGACACCAACTTCGGTGTGTTCAAGGCGCCTTACGTCGGTGCCGTGGTGATGCCCGGCGGCGCCTCCCAGCCGCGCCGGACCTTGGATGGCTGGCAGGAATTCGCCAAGCAGCGCGGCCACAAGGGACTTGCCTATGTCCTGTTCAAGGAAGATGGCGAACTTGCCGGTCCGGTGGCCAAGAACCTGACCGACACGGAGCGCGCAGGCCTGGCAGACGCGGTCGGCGCCAAGCCCGGTGACTGCATCTTCTTCGCTGCCGGCGAGAAGCCTGCGGCACGGGCACTGCTCGGCGCTGCCCGGGTGGAAATAGGACATCGCACCGGCCTGATCGATCCCGCCGCCTGGGCCTTCTGCTGGGTGGTCGACGCGCCGATGTTCGAACCTGCGGCCGCGGCCGTTGCTTCAGGTGACGTGGCGGTGGGTGCAGGCAAGTGGACCGCCGTCCACCACGCCTTCACCTCGCCCAAGCCCGAGTTCCTGGAGACCTTTGACAAGGACCCGGAATCAGCGCTGTCGTACGCCTACGACATCGTCTGCAACGGCCACGAAATCGGCGGCGGATCCATCCGTATCCACGAGCGCGACGTCCAGGAACGGGTGTTCGAACTGATGGGCCTCGACCGGGAAGATGCCCAGACCAAGTTTGGGTTCCTGCTGGAGGGCTTCAAGTACGGTGCCCCTCCGCACGGCGGCATCGCCTTTGGCTGGGACCGCGTGGTGGCACTGCTGGCTGGGGTTGAGTCCATCCGCGACGTTATTGCCTTCCCCAAGACCGGCAACGGGTACGATCCCCTGACCGCCGCCCCCGCCCCGATCACGCCCCAGCAGCGCAAGGAAGCCGGTGTCGACTTCAAGCCGGAGTCCAAGCCGGCAGAGGGCAAGTAG
- a CDS encoding APC family permease translates to MSAHQQLQRRLGTFDATAIGLGSMLGAGVFVVFAPAAALAGQLLALSVVIAGAVAYCNAVASAALAAKYPTSGGTYVYGREQLGKWPGFLAGWGFVTGKTASCAAMALTFGSYISPQYAVPVAVAAVVALTGVNLLGITRTALLTRVLLCVVLATLSFVAVAAAVGPHPDAGPAGSADMASPGGVLPAAGLMFFAFAGYARIATLGEEVKDPARAIPRAILAALAGAFAIYLTLSLLLLNHLPGGRLAATRTPLLDAVLQSGLAAGAPAVQAGAAAACLGALLALITGVGRTTLAMARERDLPVLLARVGGKHTVPYAAELAVAAVVILLLATTDVMTVVGFSSFGVLIYYAVANASAYTLPTHPAYAPKWLNAVGFVACLLLAFTLPPVPVVAMAGVLAAGVAGRWLMLRLRR, encoded by the coding sequence ATGAGCGCACACCAGCAACTTCAACGCAGGCTCGGCACGTTCGACGCCACCGCCATCGGGCTGGGCTCAATGCTGGGAGCAGGGGTGTTCGTGGTGTTCGCCCCCGCGGCGGCGCTGGCCGGCCAGCTGCTGGCCCTGTCGGTGGTCATCGCCGGGGCGGTGGCCTACTGCAACGCCGTGGCTTCAGCCGCCCTTGCCGCGAAGTACCCCACCAGCGGGGGGACGTACGTCTATGGGCGCGAACAGCTGGGTAAGTGGCCGGGATTCCTTGCCGGCTGGGGCTTTGTGACCGGCAAGACGGCGTCCTGCGCTGCCATGGCCCTGACATTCGGCAGCTACATCTCGCCGCAGTACGCCGTGCCGGTGGCCGTGGCTGCCGTGGTGGCCCTGACCGGCGTGAACCTGCTGGGCATCACGCGGACGGCGCTGCTCACCAGGGTCCTGCTGTGCGTCGTCCTGGCCACCCTCAGCTTCGTGGCTGTTGCCGCAGCGGTCGGGCCGCACCCCGATGCGGGACCTGCCGGATCCGCGGACATGGCCTCCCCGGGGGGCGTGTTGCCCGCGGCAGGCCTGATGTTTTTCGCCTTTGCCGGCTACGCCCGGATTGCCACCCTCGGCGAGGAGGTCAAGGATCCTGCCCGCGCCATACCGCGTGCCATCCTTGCGGCCCTCGCGGGTGCCTTCGCCATCTACCTCACCCTGTCGCTGCTCCTGCTGAACCACCTTCCCGGCGGGCGGCTCGCTGCCACCAGGACGCCGCTGCTCGACGCCGTGCTGCAGTCCGGGCTGGCGGCGGGGGCTCCCGCCGTCCAGGCAGGAGCCGCGGCGGCCTGCCTGGGCGCGCTCCTGGCACTCATCACCGGTGTCGGTCGCACCACCCTCGCCATGGCCAGGGAACGCGACCTGCCTGTACTTCTTGCGCGGGTCGGGGGAAAGCACACCGTGCCGTACGCCGCAGAACTCGCCGTGGCCGCCGTCGTCATCCTGCTGCTTGCCACCACGGACGTTATGACGGTGGTGGGCTTCTCCAGCTTTGGCGTACTGATCTACTACGCTGTGGCGAACGCATCGGCGTACACGTTGCCGACGCACCCGGCATATGCGCCCAAGTGGCTCAACGCCGTCGGCTTCGTGGCCTGCCTGTTGCTGGCCTTCACCCTGCCGCCGGTCCCGGTAGTGGCCATGGCCGGGGTCCTGGCCGCCGGCGTGGCGGGGCGGTGGCTGATGCTTCGGCTGCGCCGCTAA
- the hisS gene encoding histidine--tRNA ligase, with amino-acid sequence MARTASLSGFPEWLPEERLVELHVLDTLRRVFELHGFSSIETRAVETVGQLLRKGEIDKEVYGLSRLQDDEGASPVKEGKADPHALALHFDLTVPFARYVVENAGYLAFPFRRYQIQKVWRGERPQEGRAREFTQADIDVVGDGDLPFRYDVEIALVIAEALSALPIPDFRLRINNRKLAEGFYRGIGLDDTAGVLRSIDKLEKIGAAKVAELLKTELGATDEQARKALQLAGIRTEDTSFVAQVQALGVSNELLDEGLSELEQVIEAAVQRAPGKVVADLSIARGLDYYTGTVVETVLVGHEQLGSICSGGRYDALASKGNRKFPGVGLSIGVTRLVSRILSQDLARASRSVPTAVLVALTHDDSWDAAQDVAAQLRSRGIPTEVAAKAEKFGKQIKFADRRGIPFVWFTDDDGTHQVKDIRTGEQVVAAPETWTPPSEDLAVQVLTAAEAAASV; translated from the coding sequence ATGGCACGCACCGCCTCCCTGTCCGGATTCCCCGAGTGGCTTCCCGAGGAGCGGCTGGTGGAGCTCCATGTGCTGGATACGCTGCGCCGCGTTTTTGAACTGCACGGGTTTTCCTCCATTGAGACCCGCGCTGTGGAGACGGTGGGCCAGTTGCTGCGCAAGGGCGAAATCGACAAGGAAGTCTACGGGCTCAGCCGGCTGCAGGATGATGAGGGCGCCAGCCCCGTTAAGGAGGGCAAGGCCGATCCGCACGCACTTGCCCTGCACTTCGACCTCACCGTTCCGTTTGCCCGCTACGTCGTAGAAAACGCCGGCTACCTGGCGTTCCCCTTCCGGCGGTACCAGATCCAGAAGGTCTGGCGCGGCGAGCGTCCCCAGGAGGGCCGCGCCCGCGAATTCACCCAGGCGGACATTGACGTGGTGGGTGACGGCGACCTGCCGTTCCGCTACGACGTCGAGATCGCGCTGGTGATCGCCGAGGCGCTCAGCGCCCTCCCCATCCCTGACTTCCGGCTGCGCATCAACAACAGGAAGCTTGCCGAAGGCTTTTACCGTGGAATCGGGCTGGACGACACCGCAGGGGTGCTGCGGAGCATCGACAAACTCGAAAAGATCGGTGCGGCGAAGGTTGCCGAACTGCTGAAGACGGAACTGGGCGCCACCGACGAGCAGGCCCGGAAGGCCCTGCAGTTGGCTGGAATCCGCACCGAGGACACCTCGTTCGTGGCACAGGTCCAGGCTTTGGGGGTCAGCAATGAACTCCTCGACGAAGGGCTGAGCGAGCTCGAACAGGTGATCGAGGCGGCCGTCCAGCGCGCCCCCGGCAAGGTGGTGGCTGACCTCAGCATTGCCCGCGGCCTGGACTATTACACGGGAACGGTGGTGGAAACCGTCCTGGTGGGCCACGAACAGCTCGGTTCCATCTGCTCCGGCGGCCGGTATGACGCACTGGCGTCGAAGGGAAACCGGAAGTTCCCGGGCGTGGGTCTTTCGATCGGGGTCACCCGCCTGGTGTCCCGCATTTTGAGCCAGGACCTGGCGAGGGCGTCACGGTCCGTTCCCACCGCGGTGCTGGTGGCCCTCACCCACGATGACAGCTGGGATGCCGCCCAGGACGTGGCCGCCCAGCTGCGCAGCCGGGGCATTCCTACCGAAGTGGCAGCGAAAGCGGAAAAGTTCGGCAAGCAGATCAAGTTCGCCGACCGCCGCGGCATCCCCTTTGTATGGTTCACGGACGACGACGGAACACACCAGGTCAAGGACATCCGCACTGGCGAACAGGTGGTGGCAGCCCCGGAGACCTGGACGCCGCCGTCGGAAGACCTGGCAGTACAGGTGTTGACGGCGGCAGAGGCCGCCGCGTCCGTTTAG
- a CDS encoding peptidylprolyl isomerase: protein MAASSRSARETKRRIQQMEAKRALRRDQEGRRKRDNLIAAGAGATAVALAVVLQLTAFAGNPTEDEFAAAQAGLSSPPATASPSATPSAQATNGPNIPAAGIAAGKTFTGELVLNGSPLGVELDGTSAPQAAAVFKSLSDEGFYNGKNCHRLTTGEAFGVLQCGSATGDGQGDPNYTWGPLENTPADNSYPAGTIAVARTGNNAYGNGTQFFIVYKDTVIPADSAGGYTVVGKVTSGLDLVSKVAAAGVTPGSSVTDGAPVEPVTIDSFSLK from the coding sequence TTGGCGGCCAGTTCACGCAGTGCCCGCGAAACCAAACGGCGCATTCAGCAGATGGAAGCCAAGCGTGCCCTGCGGCGGGACCAGGAGGGCCGGCGCAAGCGTGACAACCTGATCGCCGCCGGTGCCGGGGCAACCGCAGTGGCCCTCGCCGTCGTACTCCAGCTCACTGCCTTTGCCGGCAACCCGACCGAGGATGAATTCGCTGCGGCGCAAGCCGGGTTGTCCAGCCCGCCCGCCACCGCCAGCCCTTCGGCGACGCCGTCGGCCCAGGCAACGAACGGTCCCAACATTCCTGCGGCCGGCATCGCCGCCGGCAAGACCTTCACGGGCGAACTCGTCCTCAACGGCAGCCCGCTCGGTGTGGAGCTGGATGGGACCAGCGCGCCGCAGGCCGCCGCGGTCTTCAAGTCCCTCAGCGATGAGGGCTTCTACAACGGAAAGAACTGCCACCGGTTGACCACCGGTGAGGCATTCGGCGTCCTGCAATGCGGCTCGGCCACGGGCGACGGGCAGGGAGACCCGAATTACACGTGGGGGCCGCTCGAAAACACGCCGGCGGACAACAGCTATCCGGCGGGAACCATCGCTGTAGCCCGGACGGGCAACAACGCCTACGGGAACGGCACCCAGTTCTTCATCGTCTACAAGGACACCGTGATCCCGGCAGACAGCGCCGGAGGCTACACGGTGGTCGGAAAGGTGACGTCGGGGCTGGACCTGGTGTCGAAAGTGGCCGCTGCAGGGGTCACCCCGGGCAGCAGTGTCACAGACGGCGCGCCCGTTGAACCAGTCACGATAGACTCGTTTTCTCTGAAGTAG
- a CDS encoding DUF349 domain-containing protein: MTDSQKSDETATDLAEAAAPAAGGEATEAAGTPAAEATETGAAAEEPAAGEAPAAETPADAAPAPAPAPAPSPRSVAPSPAAFASRPKPAAAAPAAAAVPAAPTTSLAEASKWGRVEGDGYVFLTIDGSEHAVGQYPGVSDDEALAYFARKYDDVVAQIVLLEQRVSSKAPSTDMQKTVTHLREQLAERNMVGDLRSAEARLDKLSEQIVELEKAEKAEHDAVRASELAAREAIVAEAEQISGQDPAQTQWKTSSARMNELFESWKTAQKSGVRLGRSNEDALWKRFRAARTVFDRHRRAYFSQLDSNNSAAKSAKEKLIAEAEALSSSTDWGFAAGEYRRLMDQWKASPRASRKDDDALWARFRAAQDVFFTNRQAANDEIDQEYAANLTVKEALLAEANAILPVKDLAAAKKALQSVRDRWEEAGKVPRADMGRIEAGLRKVEDAVRSAEDEQWQRSNPERKARTNSALSQLESAISGLQDDLAKAEKSGDQRRIKTAREALEARQAWLDQIQRSASELS, translated from the coding sequence GTGACAGACAGTCAGAAATCCGACGAAACAGCAACAGACCTGGCCGAAGCGGCGGCACCCGCAGCCGGCGGTGAGGCCACTGAAGCGGCCGGCACCCCCGCTGCGGAGGCAACCGAAACCGGGGCCGCTGCAGAAGAACCAGCCGCCGGCGAGGCTCCAGCGGCCGAAACGCCGGCTGACGCTGCACCTGCACCTGCACCTGCACCTGCGCCATCTCCAAGGTCAGTAGCGCCGTCTCCGGCCGCGTTCGCTTCCCGCCCCAAGCCTGCTGCCGCGGCCCCGGCCGCAGCAGCAGTACCGGCAGCCCCAACCACCTCCCTTGCGGAAGCCTCGAAGTGGGGCCGGGTTGAAGGCGACGGGTACGTCTTCCTGACCATTGACGGCAGCGAGCACGCCGTCGGGCAGTACCCGGGCGTGAGCGACGACGAAGCCCTCGCGTACTTCGCACGGAAATACGACGACGTCGTGGCCCAGATTGTGCTGCTCGAACAGCGCGTCAGCTCAAAGGCGCCCAGCACTGATATGCAGAAGACCGTGACGCACCTGCGGGAGCAGCTTGCGGAGCGCAACATGGTGGGCGACCTGCGTTCTGCGGAGGCCCGGCTGGACAAGCTCTCCGAACAGATAGTTGAGCTGGAGAAAGCCGAGAAGGCAGAGCACGACGCCGTCCGCGCCTCTGAACTGGCGGCCCGCGAGGCTATCGTGGCGGAGGCCGAGCAGATCTCCGGCCAGGACCCGGCACAGACTCAGTGGAAGACCTCCAGCGCCAGGATGAACGAACTCTTTGAGAGCTGGAAAACAGCCCAGAAGAGCGGCGTACGCCTGGGCAGGAGCAACGAGGATGCCCTGTGGAAGAGGTTCCGCGCCGCCCGCACGGTTTTCGACCGCCACCGCCGCGCCTACTTCTCCCAGCTGGACAGCAACAATTCCGCTGCCAAGTCGGCCAAGGAAAAGCTGATCGCTGAAGCCGAAGCGCTGTCCAGCTCCACCGACTGGGGTTTCGCCGCCGGCGAGTACCGCAGGCTGATGGATCAGTGGAAGGCGTCACCGCGCGCCAGCCGCAAGGACGATGACGCGCTGTGGGCCCGTTTCCGTGCGGCGCAGGATGTGTTCTTCACGAACCGCCAGGCCGCCAACGACGAAATCGACCAGGAATACGCCGCCAACCTCACCGTCAAGGAAGCGCTCCTGGCAGAGGCCAACGCCATCCTTCCGGTGAAGGACCTCGCGGCGGCAAAGAAGGCACTGCAGTCCGTCCGCGACCGGTGGGAAGAAGCGGGCAAGGTTCCGCGGGCCGACATGGGACGCATCGAGGCTGGCCTGCGCAAGGTCGAAGACGCCGTCCGCAGCGCCGAGGACGAACAGTGGCAGCGCTCCAACCCGGAGCGGAAGGCGCGGACCAACAGCGCCCTCTCCCAGCTGGAATCCGCGATCTCCGGCCTGCAGGATGATCTCGCCAAGGCGGAGAAGAGCGGCGACCAGCGCAGGATCAAGACGGCCCGCGAGGCCCTCGAAGCACGCCAGGCATGGCTGGACCAGATCCAGCGCTCGGCCAGCGAGCTTTCCTGA
- a CDS encoding type IV toxin-antitoxin system AbiEi family antitoxin: MVIPPAPPGPDHAAAADALAPRFPELYSPDMPFAWPELQSLAADGLLDRIHHRGYTLPGLPASPQLRARAAAGAVPASVRQRVVAGRMTAAWIYGCASEPDRLALLVDATRRVSSLRTTRGCTLHEVRLGPFDVVSLGGLMVSSPLRTALDIALHVDAERAIPTLERLLARPQNDVRLRLLVLAIEATPRVPHKKAALEKLAALAPALVAGGPVDVKHPVDPADCTEDVAQVLGVPHLEGKL; encoded by the coding sequence ATGGTGATTCCACCGGCTCCTCCGGGCCCCGATCATGCAGCTGCGGCAGACGCTTTGGCGCCCCGCTTTCCCGAACTCTATTCCCCGGACATGCCCTTCGCCTGGCCCGAGCTGCAGTCCCTCGCGGCGGACGGGCTGCTGGACAGGATCCACCACCGCGGCTATACACTGCCAGGGCTCCCGGCCTCTCCGCAGCTGCGGGCACGGGCGGCGGCGGGGGCGGTGCCCGCTTCGGTCCGCCAAAGGGTGGTTGCCGGCCGGATGACGGCTGCCTGGATCTACGGCTGTGCCAGTGAGCCGGACAGGCTGGCCCTCCTCGTGGATGCGACGCGGAGGGTCTCCAGCCTCCGGACCACAAGGGGATGCACCCTCCATGAGGTACGGCTCGGGCCGTTCGATGTTGTCAGCCTCGGTGGCCTGATGGTCTCAAGCCCGTTGCGGACCGCCCTGGACATCGCCTTGCACGTGGACGCCGAGCGTGCCATCCCCACCCTGGAAAGACTGCTGGCGCGGCCCCAGAACGACGTCCGCCTGCGCCTGCTGGTCCTGGCAATAGAAGCCACGCCGCGGGTGCCCCACAAAAAGGCTGCCCTGGAAAAACTCGCTGCACTAGCTCCGGCGCTTGTTGCCGGTGGTCCGGTAGACGTCAAACACCCCGTCGATCCTGCGGACTGCACTGAGGACGTGGCTCAGGTACTTGGGGTCCCCCATCTCGAAGGCAAACTTTGA